In Paenibacillus xylanilyticus, the genomic window GTAACTGGAAAATGTTCAAAACGGTTTCCGAATCCAATGACTTCATTCAGGAAGTTAAAGGAAAAGCGGAAGTTGAAGGCGTAGAGACTGTAATCTGTGCACCGTTTACGAATCTGCCTACATTGGTAGAAGCTGTGAAAGGCACAAACATCAAAATTGGTGCTCAAAATCTTCACTTTGAAGACAACGGTGCATTCACTGGTGAAATCAGCGGCGTAATGCTGAAAGACCTGGGCGTGGATTATGTAATCATTGGTCACTCGGAGCGCCGTCAATATTTTGCGGAAACCGATGAGACTGTCAATAAAAAGCTGCATGCTGCATTCCGTCACGGATTGACTCCAATCTTCTGTCTCGGTGAGACACTTGAAGAGCGTGAAGCGAACCAAACAAAAGACGTATGCAAAGTGCAAACGGAAGCTGCTTTTGCAGGTTTGTCTGCAGACCAAGCGGCACAAGTGGTTATCGCTTATGAACCAATCTGGGCGATTGGTACAGGTAAATCCTCCACATCCCAAGATGCGAACGAAGTTATTGCATACATCCGCAGCCTGGTGAAGGATCTGTACGATGAGAAGGTTGCAAGTGCAGTTCGTATTCAATACGGCGGCAGTGTTAAACCAGAGAACGTAACAGAATACCTCGGACAAAGCGACATCGACGGCGCGCTTGTTGGCGGTGCCAGCTTGCAGCCGGCTTCGTTCATCGCGCTTGTTGAGGGGGCGAAGTAATGACAGCTCCAAAACCTGTAGCACTGATCATCATGGATGGCTTTGGTCTTCGTAACACGGTTGAAGGCAACGCAGTAGCGCAAGCCAAAAAGCCGAACTACGATCGCTTCATGAGCCAATTCCCACACACAACTCTCACTGCTTGCGGTGAAGCTGTAGGTTTGCCAGAAGGGCAAATGGGGAACTCCGAGGTAGGTCACCTGAACATTGGTGCCGGCCGGATCGTATACCAGGATTTGACCCGTATCTCCAAATCGATTCGCGATGGAGAGTTCTTCGACAACGAAACACTTGTCAAAGCTGTGCGCGAAGCGAAACAAAACGGTAAAAAGCTTCACCTATACGGATTGTTGTCTGATGGCGGCGTACATAGTCACATCGACCACCTGTTTGCCATGCTGGATCTGGCCAAAAAAGAAGAAATGAATGACGTTTATATTCATGCCTTCCTGGATGGCCGTGACGTTATGCCGGATAGCGGTAAAGACTTCATGAAGAAGCTGATCGCCAAAATTGAGGAAGTCGGTGTAGGTCAAATCGCAACGGTTCAAGGTCGCTACTATGCGATGGACCGTGACAAACGTTGGGAACGTGTTGAGAAATCATATCGTGCCATCGTTTATGGTGATGGACCAAAATACAACGATCCACTCAGAGCGGTTGAAGAATCGTATGAGAAGTCCGTATTTGACGAATTCGTTGAACCAACGGTTATCGTTAAAGCGGATGGTGAGCCGGTAGGTTTGGTAGAAAGCGGCGATTCCGTAATCTTCCTGAACTTCCGTCCTGACCGTGCGATTCAGCTGTCGCAAGTATTCACGAACAAGGATTTCCGTGGTTTCGACCGTGGTCCAAAATTCCCAGAAGGCTTGCACTTTGTCTGCCTGACGTTGTTCAGTGAAACGGTTGAAGGTTATGTGGCTTACTCGCCTAAAAACCTCGACAATACACTGGGTGAAGTTTTGGTTCAGAACAACAAGAAACAGCTGCGTATTGCTGAAACCGAGAAATACCCGCACGTTACCTTCTTCTTCAGCGGTGGACGTGATGTTGAGCTTCCGGGCGAAACTCGCGTGCTGATCAACTCGCCAAAAGTTGCAACGTATGATCTGCAACCGGAGATGAGCGCTTACGAAGTAGCTGATGCATGCGTTCGCGAGATTGAAGCGGACAAACATGATGCGATCATTCTGAACTTCGCCAACCCGGATATGGTTGGACACTCCGGCATGCTGGAGCCTACCATTAAGGCGGTTGAAGTGACTGACGAGTGCATGGGACGTGTTGTTGATGCAGTGCTTGCCAAAGGCGGCGTTGTGCTCATCACTGCTGACCATGGTAACGCGGATATGGTATTCGATGAGCAAGGACGTCCGTTCACTGCTCATACAACGAACCCGGTTCCATTTATCGTTACAGACCCTAACGTAACCTTGCGTGAAGGTGGAATCCTGGCCGATATCGCGCCAACGATTCTGGACCTGATGCAATTGCCTAAACCGGAAGAAATGACAGGTACTTCTGTCATCGCTACCCGCAAATAAGTTACACAGCCACATATACAAAGTGGGAAGTTTGCAGTTTGCCCCTGAACGAAGGAAGCAGAAATGGTCTGAAGAAAAGAAGTGTTCGCCTTTATCACATGATTTCAACTTATTAAAATAAGTTCAAAGAAATCAGGGGATAACAGCGATCGGAAGGCGATTCTGCTGACGTAGTGGCCTAAAGGCAAACACAAGTGTCCCATATTTAAAATAAATTCAAATTAAAAGGAGATTATCACTCATGACTATTATTTCTGACGTGTACGCTCGCGAAGTCCTCGACTCCCGCGGTAACCCTACAGTTGAAGTTGAAGTATACCTGGAGTCCGGCGCAATCGGACGCGCAATCGTTCCATCTGGTGCATCCACTGGTGCCCACGAAGCTGTTGAGCTTCGCGATGGTGACAAATCCCGCTACCTGGGTAAAGGCGTTCTGCAAGCTGTTAAGAACGTAAACGAAACAATCGCTCCAGAAGTAATCGGTATGGACGCTTTGGATCAACTGGGTATCGACAAAATGATGATCGCTTTGGATGGTACGCCAAACAAAGGTAAACTGGGTGCTAACGCAATCCTGGCTGTATCCATGGCTGTAGCTCGCGCAGCTGCTGACGCTCTGGACCTGCCACTGTATGTTTACCTGGGCGGATTCAACGCTAAAGCATTGCCAGTACCAATGATGAACATCATCAACGGTGGTGAGCATGCTGACAACAACATCGACGTTCAAGAGTTCATGGTTCTTCCTGTTGGAGCACCAACATTCAAAGAAGCTCTTCGCGTAGGCGCAGAAATCTTCCACAACCTGAAATCTGTACTGAGCTCCAAAGGCCTGAACACAGCTGTAGGTGACGAAGGTGGTTTCGCACCGAACCTTGGTTCGAACGAAGAAGCAATCACTACAATCATCGAAGCGATTGAAAAAGCAGGATACAAACCAGGTGTTGACGTATTCCTGGGTATGGACGTGGCTTCCACTGAGTTCTACAAAGATGGTAAATACACACTTGCTGGCGAAGGTAAATCTTACACTTCCGCTGAGTATGTTGACCTTCTGGCTTCATGGGTTGAGAAATACCCAATCATCACAATCGAAGACGGTATGTCCGAAGATGACTGGGATGGTTGGAAATTGCTCACTGAAAAATTGGGAGACAAAGTACAACTCGTTGGTGACGACTTGTTCGTAACGAACACTGAGCGTCTGGAAAAAGGTATCAACGAAGGTATTGGTAACTCCATCCTGATCAAAGTTAACCAAATCGGTACACTCACTGAAACATTCGATGCAATCGAAATGGCTAAACGTGCAGGATACACAGCTGTAATCTCCCACCGTTCCGGTGAGTCCGAAGACAGCACAATCGCTGACATCGCGGTTGCAACAAATGCAGGACAAATCAAAACAGGTGCACCTTCCCGTACAGACCGTATCGCGAAGTACAACCAATTGCTCCGCATCGAGGATCAACTGGGCGAACTGGCTCAATACAATGGTCTTAAAGGATTCTACAACCTTAAAAAATAAGCTGTGTTCACAGCTTCTAGGGCAAGCCGGGTAACCGGCTTGTCTTTTTCATTTCTTCATAACAAGACAGTATCATGGATAAGGTTGTAGATTGGGAATAGCTGTGGTACAATTAAAGTAACTGTTTTTATGGTGAGATGTTATGCCCACATGGGTAGGAGGTGGAAAGAATGGATATTGCTTTGAAATTGCTGCTCGTTGTTTTCTCGATCGGTCTAATCACTGTAGTATTGCTGCAGCACGGGAAAAGCGCTGGTTTGGCGGGTGCCATCTCCGGTGGTGCGGAACATCTTTTCGGTAAAACGAAAGCGCGCGGATTGGATCTTTTCCTGCAACGTGCAACCGTTGTACTGGGTGCAGGATTTATGATCTTGGCTATCATTGTTACAGTCATTTCCAAGTAAGGAATGCTGTATTGATTGGTAGATCAAGCATATATGAATGAACGACCTAAGATGATGAACCTTCGTTTCGAGAAGAAACGGAGGTTTTTTAATATATTGGCGCATGTCCAAAGTTTACCAACTGCTTTTTTTCAACCTATGTAATCTTCGGTTCCCCACTTCCATTTCGTTTTCCTTCCCGTACTTAGCCCAGTTGCCTACTTAGTGGTTCGTTACGAACGACTTTGCTCTATACATTTCATATTTATTTCGTCTTTGAACGTAGTTCTTTAAGGAATTTGTTATCTTACAATCCAATGAAAACGTGTACTCATGACGTGAAGTGGTGCGTTCGGCTAAGGTTTGGATTATTTTGCGGGGTACGGATGCGGTGGATTGAATTCGTGTATACTAGGGTATGAGATAGTGAGGGCATGTGTTACGTGGCATGAAAATTGCAAAAATTCCGATACATAAAGACAGGATACAAACCAGATTACACTTTTACGTTTCCCGAGGTGAATATTAATGATAACAGAACAACAATTGCTCGACTTCATGCGGGAAACCGCTTATAAACCGATGACCTATCAGGAGCTGGAACAGCACTTCGAGATTGAAGATGCAGCTGATTTCAAAGCCTTTTTGATCATGCTGAATACACTGGAGGAATCCGGCAAGATTCTGCTTACCCGTAACAACAGGTACGGCATGCCTGAACGCATGAACCTGGTTCGCGGAAGACTGCAGGCACATGCGAAGGGATTTGCTTTTCTGATCCCTGAAGATAAAGAGCATCCGGATGTCTACATCCATGCCAATGATATGAAGAGCGCGATGAACGGGGACACGGTCCTTGTTAAAGTGACGTCTCAGGGTCCATCCAATGGACGTTTGGAAGGCGAGATCGTTCGCATTGTTACCCGTGCAATTACCCAAGTGGTTGGTGTGTTTCAAAGCCATGAGGTATACGGCTTCGTCATTCCGGACGATAAGAGAATTAACCGTGATATTTTCATTCCGCGCACGAATTCTGCCGGGGCTGTAGATGGACAAAAAGTCGTTGCCAAAATCGTGAGCTACCCGGAAGGTCGCGCTGCTGCAGAAGGCGAAATTATTGAGATTCTTGGACATAAGGATGATCCAGGCATTGATATATTGTCCGTCATTCGCAAGCATCAGCTGCCGGAAGCTTTCCCGGATGAAGTGGTGGAAGAAGCAGAACAAGCTCCGGAATCCATTACGGATGAAGAGATCGTGCAGCAGGGCCGCCGTGACTTGCGTGGATTAAACATCGTAACCATCGATGGCGAAGACGCCAAGGATCTGGACGATGCCGTCAATGTGGAGAAGCTGCCGAACGGAAACTACCGTCTGGGTGTCCATATTGCGGATGTCGGCTATTATGTACGCGAGAACTCCAAACTGGATCAGGAAGCATATAATCGCGGATGCAGCGTGTACTTGGTAGACCGTGTTATTCCGATGCTGCCGCACCGGCTCTCGAACGGGATCTGCAGCTTGAATCCGCAGGTGGATCGCCTTACACTGTCCTGTGAAATGGAATTCAACGACCAGATGAAGGTTGTGAAACACGACATCTTCACGAGTGTGATCAAAACCAAAGAGCGTATGACGTATGCCAACGTTCGCAAAATTCTTGAAGGCGAAGAGCCGGAATTGCTGGAGCGTTACAAGGATCTGGTGGATGACTTCCATCTGATGAAAGAAATTGCCCTCAAGCTTCGCGCCATGCGTATGCGCCGGGGTGCGGTTGACTTTGATTTTGAAGAATCCAAAATCATTGTGAACGAAGAAGGCAAACCGGTCGATATCGTTAAACGTGAGCGTTCCATTGCAGAACAAATCATTGAAGAATTCATGCTGGCGGCCAATGAGACCGTGGCAGAGCACTTCCACTGGTTGAAGGTTCCGTTTATCTATCGTGTGCATGAAGATCCTGATCAGGAGAAATTGCAAAACTTCCT contains:
- the tpiA gene encoding triose-phosphate isomerase, producing MRTPIIAGNWKMFKTVSESNDFIQEVKGKAEVEGVETVICAPFTNLPTLVEAVKGTNIKIGAQNLHFEDNGAFTGEISGVMLKDLGVDYVIIGHSERRQYFAETDETVNKKLHAAFRHGLTPIFCLGETLEEREANQTKDVCKVQTEAAFAGLSADQAAQVVIAYEPIWAIGTGKSSTSQDANEVIAYIRSLVKDLYDEKVASAVRIQYGGSVKPENVTEYLGQSDIDGALVGGASLQPASFIALVEGAK
- the gpmI gene encoding 2,3-bisphosphoglycerate-independent phosphoglycerate mutase encodes the protein MTAPKPVALIIMDGFGLRNTVEGNAVAQAKKPNYDRFMSQFPHTTLTACGEAVGLPEGQMGNSEVGHLNIGAGRIVYQDLTRISKSIRDGEFFDNETLVKAVREAKQNGKKLHLYGLLSDGGVHSHIDHLFAMLDLAKKEEMNDVYIHAFLDGRDVMPDSGKDFMKKLIAKIEEVGVGQIATVQGRYYAMDRDKRWERVEKSYRAIVYGDGPKYNDPLRAVEESYEKSVFDEFVEPTVIVKADGEPVGLVESGDSVIFLNFRPDRAIQLSQVFTNKDFRGFDRGPKFPEGLHFVCLTLFSETVEGYVAYSPKNLDNTLGEVLVQNNKKQLRIAETEKYPHVTFFFSGGRDVELPGETRVLINSPKVATYDLQPEMSAYEVADACVREIEADKHDAIILNFANPDMVGHSGMLEPTIKAVEVTDECMGRVVDAVLAKGGVVLITADHGNADMVFDEQGRPFTAHTTNPVPFIVTDPNVTLREGGILADIAPTILDLMQLPKPEEMTGTSVIATRK
- the eno gene encoding phosphopyruvate hydratase; the encoded protein is MTIISDVYAREVLDSRGNPTVEVEVYLESGAIGRAIVPSGASTGAHEAVELRDGDKSRYLGKGVLQAVKNVNETIAPEVIGMDALDQLGIDKMMIALDGTPNKGKLGANAILAVSMAVARAAADALDLPLYVYLGGFNAKALPVPMMNIINGGEHADNNIDVQEFMVLPVGAPTFKEALRVGAEIFHNLKSVLSSKGLNTAVGDEGGFAPNLGSNEEAITTIIEAIEKAGYKPGVDVFLGMDVASTEFYKDGKYTLAGEGKSYTSAEYVDLLASWVEKYPIITIEDGMSEDDWDGWKLLTEKLGDKVQLVGDDLFVTNTERLEKGINEGIGNSILIKVNQIGTLTETFDAIEMAKRAGYTAVISHRSGESEDSTIADIAVATNAGQIKTGAPSRTDRIAKYNQLLRIEDQLGELAQYNGLKGFYNLKK
- the secG gene encoding preprotein translocase subunit SecG, producing the protein MDIALKLLLVVFSIGLITVVLLQHGKSAGLAGAISGGAEHLFGKTKARGLDLFLQRATVVLGAGFMILAIIVTVISK
- the rnr gene encoding ribonuclease R, with the translated sequence MITEQQLLDFMRETAYKPMTYQELEQHFEIEDAADFKAFLIMLNTLEESGKILLTRNNRYGMPERMNLVRGRLQAHAKGFAFLIPEDKEHPDVYIHANDMKSAMNGDTVLVKVTSQGPSNGRLEGEIVRIVTRAITQVVGVFQSHEVYGFVIPDDKRINRDIFIPRTNSAGAVDGQKVVAKIVSYPEGRAAAEGEIIEILGHKDDPGIDILSVIRKHQLPEAFPDEVVEEAEQAPESITDEEIVQQGRRDLRGLNIVTIDGEDAKDLDDAVNVEKLPNGNYRLGVHIADVGYYVRENSKLDQEAYNRGCSVYLVDRVIPMLPHRLSNGICSLNPQVDRLTLSCEMEFNDQMKVVKHDIFTSVIKTKERMTYANVRKILEGEEPELLERYKDLVDDFHLMKEIALKLRAMRMRRGAVDFDFEESKIIVNEEGKPVDIVKRERSIAEQIIEEFMLAANETVAEHFHWLKVPFIYRVHEDPDQEKLQNFLAFAANFGHHVKGRGNAIHPRALQSLLEDINGTKEQTVISTMMLRSMKQAKYDAEMSGHFGLAAEFYSHFTSPIRRYPDLVIHRVIREVIENKGALPENRQEYLASRMSDIAQQSSERERVAVEAERDTEKMKKAEYMLDKVGEEFEGMISSVTSFGMFIELENTVEGLIRLSALTDDYYHFDDQHMALIGERTSKVFRIGDEVKIRVARVSMEEYTIDFEMVDMKPRSERPGGFGGGNRGGRGGRPAGGGGRSGAKGGSGGFSGSRGGKGGGSRGGRAPEESSKGGRGSFSGKGGGKPKGERRTGDASAPAAARGKGTGAVSFGFGSGKGGYSSAPSSQDSSTGGQGTDLNSGKGRGEGSFKSGKGGGKGGKGGGGRKKTSPSGIFIGEAATPGGTQEGGAPRRKRKKNKGASANGTAAFVRKKKK